The Papio anubis isolate 15944 chromosome 1, Panubis1.0, whole genome shotgun sequence genome window below encodes:
- the LOC116270743 gene encoding myomegalin-like — protein MLSLYLENAELKEQKEEAMSDGWEVKEDKGKGEVMVETVITKEGLSESSLRAEFRKLQGKLKNAHNIINLLKEQLVLSSKEGNSKLTPELLVHLTSTMDRINTELVGSPGKHQHQEEGNVNVRSCSRPKSLDLGATFTVDAHQLDNQSQPRDPGPQSAFNLLGSTQHLRSQLSQCKQRYQDLQEKLLLSEATVFAQANELEKYRVILSK, from the exons ATGCTGAGCCTTTACCTTGAGAATGCAGAGCTGaaagagcagaaggaagaagcaATGTCTGATGGATGGGAGGTCAAGGAAGACAAAGGGAAGGGCGAGGTGATGGTTGAGACTGTGATAACCAAAGAGGGTCTAAGTGAGAGTAGCCTTCGGGCTGAGTTCAGAAAGCTCCAAGGAAAGCTGAAGAATGCCCACAATATCATCAACCTCCTCAAAGAACAACTTGTGCTGAGTAGCAAGGAAGGGAATAGTAAACTTACTCCAGAGCTCCTTGTACATCTGACCAGCACCATGGACAGAATAAACACAGAACTGGTTGGTTCTCCTGGGAAGCACCAACACCAAGAGGAGGGAAATGTGAATGTGAGGTCTTGCTCCAGACCCAAGAGCCTTGACCTTGGGGCTACCTTCACAGTGGATGCCCACCAA TTGGATAACCAGTCCCAGCCTCGTGACCCTGGGCCTCAGTCAGCGTTTAACCTACTAGGGTCCACCCAGCACCTGCGCTCCCAGCTGTCACAATGCAAACAACGCTATCAAGATCTCCAGGAGAAGCTGCTGCTATCAGAAGCCACTGTCTTTGCTCAGGCTAATGAGCTGGAGAAATACAGAGTTATACTTAGTAAGTAA